One segment of Pseudobythopirellula maris DNA contains the following:
- a CDS encoding formylglycine-generating enzyme family protein — translation MTTRSSAPYLPNTSPRVLAKGLTTGLLASFLFLAATTVAHAAPPESDAPEGMVWIEGGEFTFGTDDPKSFPNERPTHRVRLNGYWIDKTPVTNAQFAKFAEETGYQTTAERAVDWEELKKQLPPGTPKPDDSLLQPGSLVFTPPEGAVPLNNMAAWWTWTTGATWRTPEGPGSSIENRMDHPVVQVSWDDAAAYAKWAGKRLPTEAQWEYASRGGSEGTRFYWGDEFRPEGRYMINTFTGKFPYNNTEEDGFAAVAPVDAFPPNGYGLYDMAGNTWEWTADLYRFDRHTRLAKQGVVSNPTSPDRTFDPTDPRCVRRVIKGGSYLCHVDYCESYRPTARRGTPTDTGSTHVGFRCVKPAE, via the coding sequence ATGACGACTCGATCGTCTGCTCCCTACTTGCCGAACACCTCTCCTCGCGTGCTCGCCAAAGGACTTACGACGGGCCTCTTGGCTTCGTTTCTGTTTCTAGCGGCCACTACCGTAGCGCACGCCGCGCCGCCCGAGAGTGACGCCCCCGAGGGAATGGTTTGGATCGAAGGCGGTGAGTTCACGTTCGGAACCGATGATCCCAAGAGTTTTCCCAACGAGCGACCAACCCACCGGGTGCGTCTGAACGGCTATTGGATCGACAAGACTCCGGTCACCAACGCCCAGTTCGCGAAGTTCGCCGAGGAGACGGGCTACCAAACCACGGCCGAGCGGGCGGTCGATTGGGAGGAGCTCAAAAAGCAACTCCCGCCCGGCACGCCGAAGCCGGACGACTCTTTGCTGCAGCCCGGCTCGCTCGTGTTCACCCCGCCCGAAGGGGCGGTCCCGCTGAACAACATGGCCGCCTGGTGGACCTGGACCACCGGCGCCACCTGGCGCACGCCCGAGGGCCCCGGCAGCTCGATCGAGAACCGCATGGACCACCCCGTGGTGCAAGTCTCATGGGACGACGCCGCGGCCTACGCCAAGTGGGCGGGCAAACGCTTGCCGACCGAAGCCCAGTGGGAGTACGCCTCACGCGGCGGCAGCGAGGGCACGAGGTTCTACTGGGGTGACGAGTTCCGCCCCGAGGGCCGCTACATGATCAACACCTTCACCGGAAAGTTCCCTTACAACAACACCGAAGAGGACGGCTTCGCCGCCGTCGCTCCGGTCGACGCATTCCCGCCGAACGGCTATGGCTTGTACGACATGGCTGGCAACACGTGGGAGTGGACCGCCGACCTCTACCGCTTCGACCGGCACACGCGGCTCGCGAAGCAGGGGGTGGTTTCTAACCCCACCAGCCCGGACCGCACCTTCGATCCAACCGACCCGCGGTGCGTGCGCCGCGTGATCAAAGGGGGCTCGTACCTGTGCCACGTCGATTACTGCGAGAGCTACCGCCCGACCGCCCGCCGAGGCACGCCGACCGACACCGGATCGACGCACGTCGGGTTCCGCTGCGTGAAACCGG